CAAATGTTAGTAAAATCGTTGAAACTCTTTCAAGGTTTCACTACAAGAAAACACTGGCTTTACAACGAAGTTTTACGACGAACATAATTCCTCGTAAATTTACAAGTAGATTACAACGACGTTACGACGAAAAGCAGTTTCGTCGTAAAGCGGATGTAATATTACAACGAAACTGTTTCGTCGTAAAGTCGTTGTAAAATTACAACGCTTTTACGTGGAAAATTAAATTCCACGTAGACGCTTTGTAATGTAACAAGGACTTTACGACGAATCATGTTTCCTTATCTTTCCTCGTAAAGACGTTGTAATGTTACAAGGACTTTACGAGGAATCCTATTTCCTTATATTTCCTCGTAATAGCGTTGTAATTTAACAAGTATTTTACAACGAATCGGGTTACCATTATACTTGGTCGAAACGTGTATTAAGTGTGCTTTATACCTAACTGAATTCCTTGTAAAGTGGATGTAAAATCCTTGTAAAAAAGTTTTAAATCCGTAGTAATACATTGCGTTGTAAAATACTTGTTAAACCTTTACCTACCAAACTCGAAAATCTTCTATATATATGTAATTTCTCAATGCTAAAAACACACCAACAAATCTAAGATAAAAGAAAAACTGAAAAACACAACTAAAAAAAATGGCTGATGGATGCAATATCTACGAGATACGGAGTTGGACGATTAGTGACTTTCCTGCTTATGGGATATTGTCTGGGTGGACAACTCATGGAAGATTATCTTGTCCAATTTGTCGTGGATCGACAGATGCTTTTCAACTGAAGAATGGTAGAAAGAGTTGTTGGTTTGATTGTCATCGTCGATTTCTTCCCATCTCCCATCCGTACCGAAGAAATAAGACATTGTTTAGATACAAAAAAGTTGTCAGAGATAGTCCTCCTCCATATCTCACCGGACAACAGATCCTAGCAGAAATTGATTATTATGGAGCTCTGGAAACGGTGCCGAGCCGCGTGGAGGAAACTGGCATGCTCAGGGAAATATGCCTGATGGGTATGAAGTCTCTCACAATTGGCATAAGAAGGGTATATTTTGGGAGCTGCCTTACTGGAAGGATCTTCTTTTACGCCACAACTTGGATGTGATGCACATAGAGAAAAACTTTTTTGACAACATCATGAATACAATATTGAACGTCCCAGGAAAGACAGAAGATAACAAAAAGTCAAGGATGGACTTACCTTCTATCTGCTGGAGAAGTGAGTTACATATCAAGAGCAATGGCAGTGTTCCTGTTCCCATCTTCCGGTTGTCATCAGCAGCGAAAACAACTTTGTTTGATTGGGTCTCATCAGAAGTTAAGTTCCCTGATGGTTATGTTTCAAATCTGTCAAGATGTGTTGAACGTGGTCAAAAGTTTTCCGGAATGAAGAGTCATGATTGTCATGTGTTTATGCAACGACTACTTCCATTCGCTTTTGCTGAGCTCCTTCCAACAAATGTACATGAAGCACTTGCAGGTAAATATTAATTTATAATATATTACATATGTTTATAAAATGTTACCGACCCAAATAACCATCAATATGAAAATCTTCCCGAAGATGCGACAGATGAAGCACGTGAAGACGAGTTCGATTGTAGTGACGACGATGACTGTTCAGATGTTGATGAGAACTCAAACGATTCAGAATGATGTAATATATGTAACAAATGTTGTTTTTATCTTTACAAAATATTGTACCCAATGTTGTTTTTTATTGCTTAAGTGAGATATAAGTTGTCTTGTATAATATATATTTCTTAAGGTAAAAAATTTTATTTTGTTGAAGTTAAGGGTTTTAGTTGGATAAAGAGGATGAAAGTATGAATGAGTGATAATGGTAAAGATGATAACTTTGGGGTTTAGGGATTTGATTTTCGGGGTTTCATACTTTCCTCGTAAATTCGTTGTAAATAAAAAACCTGGTAATTTCGTCGTAACATAAAATATTATTTCCATGTAAATTCGTCGTAACATAAAATATTATTTCCTAGTAACTTCGTCGTAAATAGAAAAACACGGGCCTGGTAACTTTGTCGTAAATGAAAAAACACGAGCCTGGTAACTTCGTCGTAAACCAAAACACGGGCCTGGTAACTTCGTCGTAAACGAAAACACGGGTCTGGTAACTTCCTCGTAACATTACGACGAAGTTACGAGGAAACCGTTTNNNNNNNNNNNNNNNNNNNNNNNNNNNNNNNNNNNNNNNNNNNNNNNNNNNNNNNNNNNNNNNNNNNNNNNNNNNNNNNNNNNNNNNNNNNNNNNNNNNNNNNNNNNNNNNNNNNNNNNNNNNNNNNNNNNNNNNNNNNNNNNNNNNNNNNNNNNNNNNNNNNNNNNNNNNNNNNNNNNNNNNNNNNNNNNNNNNNNNNNNNNNNNNNNNNNNNNNNNNNNNNNNNNNNNNNNNNNNNNNNNNNNNNNNNNNNNNNNNNNNNNNNNNNNNNNNNNNNNNNNNNNNNNNNNNNNNNNNNNNNNNNNNNNNNNNNNNNNNNNNNNNNNNNNNNNNNNNNNNNNNNNNNNNNNNNNNNNNNNNNNNNNNNNNNNNNNNNNNNNNNNNNNNNNNNNNNNNNNNNNNNNNNNNNNNNNNNNNNNNNNNNNNNNNNNNNNNNNNNNNNNNNNNNNNNNNNNNNNNNNNNNNNNNNNNNNNNNNNNNNNNNNNNNNNNNNNNNNNNNNNNNNNNNNNNNNNNNNNNNNNNNNNNNNNNNNNNNNNNNNNNNNNNNNNNNNNNNNNNNNNNNNNNNNNNNNNNNNNNNNNNNNNNNNNNNNNNNNNNNNNNNNNNNNNNNNNNNNNNNNNNNNNNNNNNNNNNNNNNNNNNNNNNNNNNNNNNNNNNNNNNNNNNNNNNNNNNNNNNNNNNNNNNNNNNNNNNNNNNNNNNNNNNNNNNNNNNNNNNNNNNNNNNNNNNNNNNNNNNNNNNNNNNNNNNNNNNNNNNNNNNNNNNNNNNNNNNNNNNNNNNNNNNNNNNNNNNNNNNNNNNNNNNNNNNNNNNNNNNNNNNNNNNNNNNNNNNNNNNNNNNNNNNNNNNNNNNNNNNNNNNNNNNNNNNNNNNNNNNNNNNNNNNNNNNNNNNNNNNNNNNNNNNNNNNNNNNNNNNNNNNNNNNNNNNNNNNNNNNNNNNNNNNNNNNNNNNNNNNNNNNNNNNNNNNNNNNNNNNNNNNNNNNNNNNNNNNNNNNNNNNNNNNNNNNNNNNNNNNNCATGCCGGAATTCGTCTCGAAGCTGTAAGTTTTATTTAAATTTATAATTTTCATTATTTTAAACTTGTATTTATTAATTATATTTAATTTATTTATTATTGTTGTTTATTAGTTGGAGAAGACGGGAGTTTTGCCATCTCTCTCGGACTTATTCAAGATGACTCACGCCTCACCAGATGGGGTTTTTGTGGATCCTGCATCCGAGAAACTCTTCAACGCTGTGGCGTCTCGGGTTGAAGAGCAAGAGACGCAACTTACCCAACAGTCTGCAGATGGATTACCCGTCAAGTTGTCAACCGAAGAGGTCGACCGGATCTTCGAGGAGGTAAAATTTAATAATTTTAATTTTTTTTCTTTATTTTATTATTAACTCTAAATACGTTTTTATATATATACAAATAGGTGGCTCCTAGAAAGAAGGGAAGGACGGTCGGAATAGGTTCCGTTAACGAAGTTGCAAGGGCGACTTCGTCATACTATTCGAGACGGGACCAGGACAACGACCGGATGCAGGCTCGCATGGATACCCAGCAGCAGCGTTTGGACTCTCTCGAGGGTTTGCTGGATGTGATGGCGGTGGGAAATCCAACTTTGCAGAGAGCTTTGGAGGAGAGACGAGCAGCTCTGGGGATGAGCCAGCCGGATCCCGAAGCAGGAACGTCTACAGACCCGAACCCCTCAGCCAACTACTTCGATGACGATGATGTTGGCCTTTAGTTTCCTTTTTTAATTTCTTTTGTTTTGTATAAAAAATTTAAATTCTATTTAATTAGTGAATTTATAGTTTTTTTAAAAAAAATATTTGGTTTCATATTTAATTTTATTTCAAATATTTTAAAAATATTTCTAGAATAAAAATATATTAATATTTAATTATTTTAGTGTTCTGAAACATCGCAGGAGTGATAACTGTCTCTAAATATGTGGAACCGGTTCCAAAACTTACTAAATAGGAACCTGTGGGCTGTTTCTCTCTCATGATTTATTAATTTTCATTTAATTTTAATTCTTAAGAACTCCTTTATATGATTTACCGGGGTTCTTAATTAGGGATTTTTAACTCATGATTTGACATTTTTCTGTTTTTTTTTTAACATTTTTTTGCTAAAAGTCGGCTCTTATATCTCTTATTTAAGAGACGGTTCTTAGCTTTTCTTAGTTAAAAGCTAAGAAACGGTTCTTATCCGAAGCTAAAACCCCCACCTTAAAAGCCTGAGTTAATCATGGTCTTATGCTTCCTCCTTCGAGTAGAGAGTTCAGAGACATTTATGTTGTTTCTGAGCTGATGGAATCAGACCTTCACCAAGTTATCAAAGCTAACGATGATTTGACGCCTGAGCATTATCAGTTTTTTCATGTACCA
The DNA window shown above is from Brassica oleracea var. oleracea cultivar TO1000 chromosome C3, BOL, whole genome shotgun sequence and carries:
- the LOC106330287 gene encoding uncharacterized protein LOC106330287: MTHASPDGVFVDPASEKLFNAVASRVEEQETQLTQQSADGLPVKLSTEEVDRIFEEVAPRKKGRTVGIGSVNEVARATSSYYSRRDQDNDRMQARMDTQQQRLDSLEGLLDVMAVGNPTLQRALEERRAALGMSQPDPEAGTSTDPNPSANYFDDDDVGL